The Gemmatimonadota bacterium genome has a window encoding:
- a CDS encoding carbohydrate ABC transporter permease, with product MTRTEGMKRSGESSRTSAWNFVIYPVLLGYLVIVVYPMAWLLYTSLKTDREIFLAPFTLPDWADLQWINFSRAWTVGQFGDYFLNSAMLTVMTVILSLLFAAMAAYALSRFRFFGARPLFFFFLAGLMVPLQLAIVPLFFQMKDLMLLNSRLGLLLVYIAFGMPFAIFILAGFFKSLPSGLHESALMDGAGELRAFWHIMLPLAKPALVTVGIFAFLGTWNEFFMAFMFLSGENAESLRTLPLGLANITIVSQYRSDWGMAFAGLVLMMLPTMAVYALLQRQVTKGITVGALKG from the coding sequence ATGACGCGGACGGAAGGAATGAAACGATCGGGCGAAAGCAGCCGGACGTCGGCCTGGAATTTCGTGATCTATCCGGTCTTGCTCGGGTACCTGGTCATCGTGGTCTACCCGATGGCCTGGCTGCTGTACACGTCGCTCAAGACGGACCGGGAGATCTTCCTGGCGCCTTTCACGCTGCCGGACTGGGCGGACCTGCAGTGGATCAATTTCTCGCGGGCGTGGACGGTGGGGCAATTCGGGGACTACTTCCTGAACAGCGCGATGCTGACGGTCATGACGGTGATCCTGTCGCTGCTCTTCGCGGCCATGGCGGCCTATGCCCTCTCGCGGTTCCGCTTCTTCGGGGCACGGCCCCTGTTCTTCTTCTTCCTGGCCGGCCTGATGGTGCCGCTGCAGCTAGCCATCGTGCCCCTCTTCTTCCAGATGAAGGACCTGATGCTGCTCAATTCCCGGCTGGGGCTGCTGCTCGTCTACATCGCCTTCGGCATGCCCTTCGCCATCTTCATCCTGGCGGGCTTCTTCAAGTCGCTGCCGTCCGGACTCCACGAGTCGGCCCTGATGGACGGCGCCGGCGAACTGCGGGCCTTCTGGCACATCATGCTGCCGCTGGCCAAGCCCGCCCTGGTGACCGTCGGCATCTTCGCCTTCCTCGGCACCTGGAACGAGTTCTTCATGGCCTTCATGTTCCTGTCGGGCGAAAACGCCGAAAGCCTGCGCACCCTTCCCCTCGGCCTGGCCAACATCACGATCGTGAGCCAGTACCGCAGCGACTGGGGCATGGCCTTCGCCGGCCTGGTGCTCATGATGCTGCCCACCATGGCGGTCTACGCCCTGCTCCAGCGCCAGGTGACGAAGGGGATTACGGTGGGGGCGCTCAAGGGGTGA
- a CDS encoding (2Fe-2S)-binding protein: MPKLTVNGVENQVESGQRLVLAIEGTGVNIGHRCGGNAKCTTCRVNFVSGEPETMTEAERDVLTEKGALGEVRLSCQIICDHDMSVEPGFLLENEDEWDDTGPPPETSITPDPVWIAKP, translated from the coding sequence ATGCCGAAACTCACCGTAAACGGCGTAGAGAACCAGGTCGAATCGGGACAACGTCTCGTGCTGGCCATCGAGGGCACGGGCGTGAACATCGGCCATCGCTGCGGCGGAAACGCCAAGTGCACGACCTGCCGCGTGAACTTCGTCTCCGGCGAACCGGAAACGATGACCGAGGCCGAACGCGACGTGCTGACGGAGAAGGGAGCGCTCGGCGAGGTACGGCTGTCCTGCCAGATCATCTGCGATCACGACATGTCGGTCGAGCCAGGCTTCCTGTTGGAGAACGAGGACGAGTGGGACGATACGGGTCCGCCGCCGGAAACGAGCATCACGCCCGACCCGGTCTGGATCGCGAAGCCGTAG
- the pruA gene encoding L-glutamate gamma-semialdehyde dehydrogenase, translating to MANARFNPPQPFNEPVLDYAPGSLEKAAVKAKLTELKSTPVEVPLIIGGREVKTGNTAPLRAPHDHGLDLGVYHKAGEAEVRMAIDAALEARAAWSDMPWEQRASIIMKAADLLAGPWRQAVNAATMLGQSKTVFQAEIDAACELIDFWRFNVSYLAQLMSDQPASSPGVWNRLEYRALEGFVFAVTPFNFTAIGGNLPTAPALTGCTVLWKPASSAVYSAWHVMELLQEAGLPPGVINFIPGSGAEVGDPVLDSPDLSGIHFTGSTATFQRMYRTVAGNLARMKHYPRIVGETGGKDFIFVHASADVDALVAAAVRGAFEYQGQKCSAASRMYLPRSLWPAFRDRFTAEVSQIRVGDPEDFSNFMAAVIDEASFDTIAGYIEYARSADDAEIITGGGCDRERGWFVEPTTIVTTNPRFRTMGEEIFGPVLTIYVYEDDRLDETLALCDTTSPYALTGSVFARDREAIVRISDALRNAAGNFYVNDKPTGAVVGQQPFGGARASGTNDKAGSPMNLLRWMSARTIKETMVPPTDWRYPFMDED from the coding sequence ATGGCCAACGCACGCTTCAACCCGCCTCAGCCCTTCAACGAACCCGTCCTGGACTACGCGCCCGGATCGCTCGAAAAAGCGGCCGTCAAGGCGAAGCTCACCGAGTTGAAATCCACCCCCGTAGAGGTCCCGCTGATCATCGGCGGCCGGGAGGTGAAGACGGGCAACACGGCGCCGCTGCGGGCCCCCCATGACCACGGGCTCGACCTCGGCGTATATCACAAGGCCGGCGAGGCCGAGGTCCGCATGGCCATCGACGCGGCCCTGGAGGCCCGGGCGGCCTGGTCGGACATGCCCTGGGAGCAACGGGCGTCGATCATCATGAAGGCGGCCGACCTGCTCGCCGGGCCCTGGCGCCAGGCGGTCAATGCCGCGACCATGCTGGGCCAGTCCAAGACGGTGTTCCAGGCAGAGATCGACGCGGCCTGCGAACTGATCGACTTCTGGCGGTTCAACGTCAGCTACCTGGCGCAGCTCATGAGCGACCAGCCAGCTTCCTCGCCCGGCGTCTGGAACCGCCTGGAGTACCGGGCTCTCGAGGGATTCGTATTCGCCGTAACGCCCTTCAATTTCACGGCCATCGGCGGCAACCTGCCCACGGCGCCGGCCCTCACTGGCTGCACAGTCCTTTGGAAACCGGCGTCATCGGCCGTCTACTCGGCCTGGCACGTCATGGAGCTGTTGCAGGAAGCCGGCCTGCCGCCCGGCGTGATCAACTTCATCCCGGGTTCCGGGGCCGAGGTGGGCGACCCGGTGCTCGACAGCCCCGACCTGTCCGGCATTCACTTCACCGGATCGACCGCCACGTTCCAGCGGATGTACCGCACTGTGGCCGGCAACCTGGCGCGCATGAAGCACTATCCCCGCATCGTGGGCGAGACGGGCGGCAAGGACTTCATCTTCGTCCACGCCTCGGCGGACGTGGATGCGCTCGTCGCGGCGGCGGTGCGCGGCGCCTTCGAATACCAGGGGCAGAAGTGTTCCGCGGCCTCACGGATGTACTTGCCCCGTTCCCTTTGGCCAGCCTTCAGGGACCGGTTCACGGCCGAGGTATCGCAGATCAGGGTCGGCGATCCCGAAGACTTCTCGAATTTCATGGCGGCCGTGATCGACGAGGCGTCCTTCGACACCATCGCCGGTTACATCGAATACGCCCGGTCAGCGGACGACGCCGAGATCATCACCGGGGGCGGCTGCGACCGCGAGCGGGGCTGGTTCGTCGAGCCCACGACCATCGTGACGACGAACCCGCGGTTCAGGACCATGGGGGAGGAGATCTTCGGTCCCGTGCTGACCATATACGTGTACGAGGACGACCGCCTGGACGAGACCCTCGCGCTCTGCGACACCACGTCGCCCTACGCCCTGACCGGGTCCGTATTCGCGCGGGACCGCGAGGCCATCGTGCGCATATCGGACGCGCTTCGGAACGCGGCCGGCAATTTCTACGTCAACGACAAGCCCACCGGCGCCGTCGTCGGGCAGCAGCCCTTCGGGGGCGCACGGGCGTCGGGTACGAACGACAAGGCGGGCAGCCCCATGAACCTACTCCGCTGGATGAGCGCCCGGACAATCAAGGAAACCATGGTCCCGCCGACGGATTGGCGGTATCCTTTCATGGACGAGGATTGA
- a CDS encoding NAD-dependent epimerase/dehydratase family protein → MSEGRPLKVHVTGAYGLIGNLTYRHLSGKDDYEVYGSGRRTVSSDRIDDEDLLRIPDDRFSLADLTDRDAVSRALSGMDAVVHLGAVPDPGASFETILESNIRGTYNVLEVCREEGIKRLIYASSVMASWGYGQFSEPYVSLNEGRLEGLPDPMPIVKVSDPPRPTEPYSASKVWGEGICRTYHDAHGFSVVCLRIGWVNKQNEATEPFLRSVWCSQADITNIIELALKATENPVYEVCFAVTDGPHRWVDLEHTRDRLGHDITG, encoded by the coding sequence ATGAGCGAGGGAAGACCCTTGAAGGTGCACGTAACGGGTGCGTACGGACTGATCGGCAACCTGACCTACCGGCACCTGAGCGGAAAGGATGATTACGAAGTCTACGGCAGCGGCCGGCGTACGGTTTCTTCGGACCGCATCGACGATGAGGATCTTCTGCGGATACCCGATGACCGCTTCTCACTGGCCGACCTGACCGACCGGGACGCCGTGTCCCGAGCGCTCTCCGGCATGGACGCGGTGGTCCATCTCGGCGCGGTCCCCGATCCCGGCGCCTCCTTCGAAACCATCCTGGAAAGCAATATCCGCGGCACCTACAACGTGCTGGAGGTCTGCCGAGAGGAGGGCATCAAGCGGCTGATCTATGCGAGTTCGGTCATGGCGAGCTGGGGGTACGGACAGTTTTCCGAACCGTACGTTTCCCTGAACGAGGGCCGGCTCGAAGGGCTGCCCGATCCCATGCCCATCGTGAAAGTCTCCGACCCGCCCCGTCCCACCGAACCCTATTCGGCCAGCAAGGTCTGGGGCGAGGGCATCTGCCGCACCTACCACGATGCTCACGGCTTCTCCGTCGTCTGCCTCCGCATCGGCTGGGTCAACAAGCAGAACGAGGCCACCGAACCCTTCCTGAGATCGGTCTGGTGCAGCCAGGCGGACATCACGAACATCATCGAACTGGCCCTGAAAGCCACGGAAAACCCGGTGTACGAGGTGTGCTTCGCTGTGACCGACGGCCCGCACCGCTGGGTGGACCTGGAGCATACGCGGGACCGGCTCGGTCACGATATCACAGGCTGA